From Epinephelus lanceolatus isolate andai-2023 chromosome 5, ASM4190304v1, whole genome shotgun sequence, the proteins below share one genomic window:
- the tmpob gene encoding thymopoietin b, with protein MAEFLEDPSVLTKDKLKNELTANNVPLPSGEHKKEVYVQLYLKNLTVLNNKKSPPADTFSSDEELPAPVVSNKSRSGRKATKKTDKPRTEEVEVTDLSDEDLKQQLAKHGVDSGPIVASTRKLYEKKLQKLLDQPPAEPEAPTEVTALPKADSNQNGNTNSDQYSDKEDEEIAAPEPEPVPVVEKPVRSRGKAPVTVRTSSRRQTKVVEEIVTEETPKKASESVVEDILANEISTPTGMSATCRRPIRGAAGRPLKPSEYWLDESRVQRSLHTETRSYSESFSRGAGSVSSSKAPARRGFLSILLKLLLLVVVGGSLFYAYQNLEAEHINTVKGLLDSAVVHVQGAVNNAATYLGIGSDGAGATETTEK; from the exons ATGGCAGAATTCCTCGAAGATCCGTCGGTCCTCACGAAAGATAAGCTGAAGAATGAGCTCACAGCCAACAATGTGCCACTTCCCAGCGGAGAGCATAAAAAAGAAGTGTATGTGCAGCTGTATCTGAAGAACTTAACCGTGCTGAACAACAAGAAGAGCCCGCCTGCAGACACCTTCTCCAGCGATGAAGAGTTACCTGCTCCCGTGGTGTCCAACAAGAGTCGGTCTGGAAGA AAAGCTACCAAAAAGACAGACAAGCCTCGCACAGAGGAAGTGGAGGTGACAGATCTCAGTGATGAAGATTTAAAACAACAGCTGGCTAAACATGGTGTGGACTCAGGACCCATTGTTG CCTCCACCCGCAAGTTGTATGAGAAGAAGCTGCAGAAGCTTTTGGACCAGCCTCCAGCTGAACCTGAAGCTCCTACAGAAGTCACAGCACTCCCCAAGGCGGACAGTAACCAGAATGGCAACACAAATTCTGACCAGTACAGTGACAAGGAAGATG agGAGATTGCTGCCCCTGAACCAGAGCCAGTTCCTGTGGTAGAGAAGCCAGTGAGGAGCAGAGGGAAAGCTCCAGTTACTGTCAGAACCAGCAGCAGACGACAGACTAAG GTGGTGGAGGAAATCGTTACTGAAGAAACCCCTAAGAAGGCCAGTGAGAGCGTTGTTGAAGATATCCTTGCCAATGAAATAAGCACACCAACAGGCATGAG TGCAACCTGCAGGCGTCCGATCCGAGGGGCAGCTGGCCGTCCATTAAAACCAAGTGAATACTGGCTGGATGAGTCCCGTGTACAGCGCAGCCTCCACACTGAGACCCGTTCTTACTCAGAGTCTTTCTCCAGAGGGGCCGGCTCCGTCTCTTCAAGCAAAGCGCCAGCCCGACGAGGCTTCCTGTCCATCTTGCTTAAGCTCCTGCTCCTTGTCGTGGTGGGCGGTTCTCTCTTCTACGCCTATCAGAACCTGGAGGCCGAGCACATCAACACTGTCAAAGGCCTCCTAGACAGCGCTGTCGTCCACGTTCAGGGCGCTGTGAACAACGCAGCCACCTACCTGGGCATTGGCAGCGACGGTGCCGGTGCTACAGAGACCACCGAAAAGTAA